A genomic region of Rhodococcus pyridinivorans contains the following coding sequences:
- a CDS encoding HpcH/HpaI aldolase/citrate lyase family protein — protein sequence MPTELPEVPVSSEQHLRRRAVLVAPGSDERKAGKALASAADEVVLDLEDAVTADQKDAARELVAPLVREHGAARTVSVRINGRGTPWFEDDLRTCAALGDALASIVIPKVESADDLVEADRILGDSTVPVQALIETPAGVQRIDEIVAGPRVAGVIIGYADLGASLGRARTAAPEHWLYVQDRVLHAARAAGVQAIDGPFLGIADDDAFRHSVQWVSDLGFDGKWVIHPAQITSAAAAFTPTDDQVDAARKVLAALEEAENRGAGAAQLDGQMLDEAVAVAARRTLSKIGA from the coding sequence TTGCCGACCGAACTCCCCGAGGTCCCCGTGTCTTCCGAGCAACACCTCCGCCGGCGCGCCGTTCTCGTCGCCCCCGGCTCCGACGAACGCAAAGCCGGTAAGGCCCTCGCCTCCGCCGCCGACGAGGTCGTCCTCGACCTCGAGGACGCCGTCACCGCCGACCAGAAGGACGCCGCCCGCGAACTCGTGGCTCCCCTGGTCCGCGAACACGGCGCCGCACGCACCGTCTCCGTGCGCATCAACGGACGCGGCACGCCCTGGTTCGAGGACGACCTGCGCACGTGCGCCGCACTCGGCGACGCCCTCGCCTCGATCGTGATCCCCAAGGTCGAGAGCGCCGACGACCTCGTCGAGGCCGACCGCATCCTCGGCGATTCGACCGTCCCGGTGCAGGCCCTCATCGAGACCCCCGCCGGCGTGCAGCGCATCGACGAGATCGTCGCCGGGCCCCGGGTTGCCGGCGTGATCATCGGCTACGCCGACCTCGGCGCCTCCCTGGGCCGCGCTCGCACCGCCGCGCCCGAGCACTGGCTCTACGTGCAGGACCGCGTGCTGCACGCCGCCCGCGCCGCGGGTGTCCAGGCGATCGACGGCCCGTTCCTCGGCATCGCCGACGACGACGCCTTCCGTCACTCGGTGCAGTGGGTGTCCGATCTCGGATTCGACGGCAAGTGGGTCATCCACCCTGCGCAGATCACCTCTGCTGCAGCGGCCTTCACGCCCACCGACGATCAGGTCGACGCCGCCCGCAAGGTTCTCGCCGCGCTCGAGGAAGCCGAGAACCGCGGCGCCGGAGCCGCCCAGCTCGACGGGCAGATGCTCGACGAGGCCGTCGCCGTCGCCGCCCGCCGCACCCTGTCGAAGATCGGAGCCTGA
- a CDS encoding acyl-CoA dehydrogenase family protein, whose protein sequence is MTYLNDEETFLVETVRDFIDREVKPSVQEVEHANEYPEKWIEQMKQIGIYGLAVPEEYGGSPVSMPCYVQVTEELARGWMSLSGAMGGHTVVAKLLTLFGTEEQKSKYLPKLATGEIRATMALTEPGGGSDLQAMTTTAKRDGDELVINGAKTWITNARRSGLIALLCKTDPTAQPRHKGISVVLVEHGPGLTVSRDLPKLGYKGVESCELSFDGYRISADAILGGEPGKGFAHMMKGLETGRLQVASRALGVATAALEDSLAYAQQRESFGQPIWKHQSIGNYLAEMATKLTAARQLARYAAEKYDSGERCDMEAGMAKLYCSEIAMEIALNAVRIHGGYGYSTEYDVERYFRDAPLMIVGEGTNEIQRNVIASQLVARGGL, encoded by the coding sequence GTGACCTACCTGAACGACGAAGAGACTTTTCTGGTCGAGACCGTCCGCGACTTCATCGATCGGGAGGTCAAGCCGTCGGTGCAGGAGGTCGAGCACGCCAACGAGTACCCCGAGAAGTGGATCGAGCAGATGAAGCAGATCGGCATCTACGGGCTCGCCGTGCCCGAGGAGTACGGCGGCTCGCCGGTGTCGATGCCCTGCTACGTCCAGGTCACCGAGGAACTCGCCCGCGGATGGATGTCGCTGTCGGGTGCGATGGGCGGGCACACCGTCGTCGCCAAGCTGCTGACCCTGTTCGGCACCGAGGAGCAGAAGAGCAAGTATCTGCCCAAGCTCGCCACCGGTGAGATCCGGGCGACGATGGCGCTGACCGAGCCCGGCGGCGGCTCCGACCTGCAAGCGATGACGACGACCGCCAAGCGTGACGGCGACGAGCTGGTCATCAACGGTGCCAAGACGTGGATCACCAACGCGCGTCGCTCGGGGCTGATCGCGCTGCTGTGCAAGACCGACCCCACCGCGCAGCCGCGCCACAAGGGCATCTCCGTCGTGCTCGTCGAGCACGGCCCGGGTCTGACCGTCTCACGCGACCTGCCCAAGCTGGGTTACAAGGGCGTCGAGTCGTGCGAGCTGAGCTTCGATGGCTACCGCATCTCCGCCGACGCGATCCTCGGCGGCGAGCCCGGCAAGGGCTTCGCCCACATGATGAAGGGCCTCGAGACCGGCCGTCTGCAGGTCGCCTCCCGCGCCCTCGGTGTCGCGACCGCTGCACTCGAGGATTCCCTCGCCTACGCGCAGCAGCGCGAGAGCTTCGGTCAGCCGATCTGGAAGCACCAGTCCATCGGCAACTACCTGGCGGAGATGGCCACCAAGCTCACCGCGGCCCGGCAGCTGGCGCGCTACGCGGCGGAGAAGTACGACAGCGGCGAGCGCTGCGACATGGAAGCCGGTATGGCCAAGCTGTACTGCTCGGAGATCGCGATGGAGATCGCCCTGAACGCGGTGCGCATCCACGGCGGCTACGGCTACTCCACCGAGTACGACGTCGAGCGCTACTTCCGCGACGCGCCGCTGATGATCGT